From Pseudoxanthomonas sp. YR558, the proteins below share one genomic window:
- the hisD gene encoding histidinol dehydrogenase, which produces MSASPAPRYDWTTLDEAARAGLLARPVQAVAQRTRDAVAGLLADVRARGDATLREVTARFDGVELASFAVSDEEFAAAHAAVSTDLRDAMREAAGRIEAFHKAGMAQPYAVETAPGVVCERVIRPIPRVGLYVPAGTAPLPSTALMLGVPARLAGCREVVLCTPPRKDGTADPAVLVAAQMTGVPRVFKLGGAQAIAAMAFGTDSVPKCDKLFGPGNSYVTEAKQQVAQRGAAAIDMPAGPSEVLVIADAGADAAFVAADLLSQAEHGPDSQVLLLSDDDALIARVQKELATQLAALDRADIARQALAASRLIKVARLDEAFAISNRYAPEHLILALREPRAWLERVEAAGSVFLGDYTPEALGDYCSGTNHVLPTAGAARAYSGVSVASFQNFVSVQSASRAGIAAIGACALTLARAEGLDAHAHAVALRLSGVAA; this is translated from the coding sequence ATGAGCGCATCACCTGCTCCCCGTTACGACTGGACCACGCTCGATGAGGCCGCGCGCGCAGGGTTGCTCGCACGTCCGGTGCAGGCGGTCGCGCAGCGCACGCGCGACGCGGTCGCCGGCCTGCTGGCCGACGTGCGGGCGCGCGGCGATGCGACGCTACGCGAGGTGACCGCCCGTTTCGACGGCGTCGAACTGGCCAGTTTCGCCGTCAGCGACGAGGAATTCGCGGCCGCACATGCCGCCGTATCCACGGACTTGCGCGACGCAATGCGGGAGGCGGCCGGGCGCATCGAGGCCTTCCACAAGGCGGGCATGGCGCAGCCTTATGCGGTGGAAACAGCACCGGGCGTGGTCTGCGAACGCGTCATCCGGCCGATTCCGCGCGTGGGCCTTTACGTGCCCGCCGGTACGGCCCCGCTGCCGTCCACGGCGTTGATGCTGGGCGTGCCGGCGCGGCTGGCAGGTTGTCGCGAGGTTGTGCTGTGCACGCCCCCGCGCAAGGACGGAACGGCCGATCCCGCCGTGCTGGTCGCCGCGCAGATGACCGGCGTACCGCGCGTATTCAAGCTGGGCGGCGCGCAGGCGATCGCCGCGATGGCCTTCGGCACCGACAGCGTGCCGAAGTGCGACAAGTTGTTCGGCCCCGGCAACAGCTACGTCACCGAGGCCAAGCAGCAGGTGGCGCAACGTGGCGCAGCTGCGATCGACATGCCGGCCGGGCCGTCCGAAGTGCTGGTGATCGCCGATGCCGGCGCCGATGCCGCCTTCGTCGCGGCGGATCTGCTGTCGCAGGCCGAGCACGGTCCGGATTCGCAGGTGCTGCTGCTGAGTGACGACGATGCACTGATCGCGCGCGTGCAGAAAGAACTGGCTACGCAGCTCGCCGCGCTGGACCGTGCCGACATCGCGCGCCAGGCCTTGGCTGCGTCGCGGTTGATCAAGGTGGCGAGGCTGGACGAGGCCTTCGCCATCAGCAACCGCTACGCACCCGAGCACTTGATCCTGGCGTTGCGCGAACCGCGCGCGTGGCTCGAACGCGTTGAAGCGGCGGGCTCGGTGTTCCTTGGCGACTACACGCCGGAAGCGTTGGGCGATTACTGCAGCGGCACCAACCACGTGCTGCCGACGGCAGGTGCTGCGCGGGCCTATAGCGGCGTCAGCGTGGCGAGCTTCCAGAACTTCGTCAGCGTGCAGTCGGCCAGCCGTGCCGGCATCGCCGCCATCGGCGCGTGCGCGTTGACGCTGGCGCGGGCGGAAGGCCTGGATGCGCACGCCCATGCCGTTGCGCTGCGACTGAGTGGGGTGGCCGCATGA
- the hisG gene encoding ATP phosphoribosyltransferase has protein sequence MSPSLTPATRERLRIAIQKSGRLAEPARTLLAACGLSWRESRDKLFCYGESLPVDLLLVRDDDIPGLIADGVCDFGIVGRNELDEQAGERTLIGLPQAYRELRPLGFGSCCLMLAIPESWEWTGPEQLQGLRIATSYPSVLRQWLQARGIDAAVVELSGSVEIAPKLGTADLICDLVSSGATLAANQLKPVETLLDSEAVLAGPARAFDDARAGLADMLLRRLDGVLKLKDSKLLMFRAERDIVPALARLLTDSDGVVALPGNDEGPVSLQAMCHGAVTWQRLEELQRAGAQGLMVLSVERSLA, from the coding sequence ATGAGTCCCTCCCTGACCCCCGCGACGCGCGAGCGTCTGCGTATCGCCATCCAGAAAAGCGGACGGCTCGCCGAGCCGGCGCGCACCCTGCTGGCCGCGTGCGGCCTGAGCTGGCGCGAGAGCCGCGACAAGCTCTTTTGCTACGGCGAATCGCTACCGGTCGACCTGCTGCTCGTGCGCGACGACGACATCCCCGGCCTGATCGCCGATGGCGTCTGCGATTTCGGCATCGTCGGCCGCAATGAACTGGACGAACAAGCCGGCGAGCGCACCCTGATCGGCCTGCCGCAGGCCTACCGTGAACTGCGTCCGCTGGGGTTCGGTAGCTGCTGCCTAATGCTGGCGATTCCCGAGAGCTGGGAATGGACCGGTCCCGAGCAATTGCAAGGCCTGCGCATTGCCACCAGCTACCCGTCCGTCCTGCGCCAGTGGCTGCAGGCGCGGGGCATCGATGCCGCGGTGGTCGAGCTGTCCGGTTCGGTGGAGATCGCCCCGAAGCTGGGCACGGCGGACCTCATTTGCGACCTCGTTTCCAGTGGCGCCACGTTGGCGGCGAACCAGTTGAAGCCGGTGGAAACGCTGCTCGACAGCGAAGCCGTCCTGGCCGGCCCCGCACGCGCCTTCGACGACGCCCGTGCAGGCCTGGCCGACATGCTGCTGCGCCGCCTCGACGGCGTGCTGAAACTGAAGGACAGCAAGCTGCTGATGTTCCGTGCCGAACGCGACATCGTGCCGGCGCTGGCGCGTCTGCTGACGGATAGCGATGGCGTGGTCGCGCTGCCGGGCAACGACGAGGGTCCGGTATCGCTGCAGGCCATGTGCCATGGCGCCGTCACCTGGCAACGGCTGGAAGAACTGCAGCGCGCCGGTGCGCAGGGATTGATGGTGCTGTCGGTCGAGAGGTCGCTGGCATGA
- a CDS encoding YerC/YecD family TrpR-related protein: MKRRPTQEEIADNAPLQALSEALAALAEAGEVRAFLEDLCTPAELEAMADRWRVVPLLLKGVPYREIHDLTQVSVTTIGRVARTLERGAGGYAAAVHRQQAATATASH, from the coding sequence ATGAAGCGCCGCCCGACCCAGGAAGAGATCGCCGACAACGCTCCGCTGCAGGCGCTTTCCGAAGCCCTGGCCGCGCTGGCGGAGGCGGGCGAGGTGCGCGCCTTCCTGGAGGACCTCTGTACGCCTGCGGAGCTGGAGGCCATGGCCGACCGCTGGCGGGTGGTGCCTCTGCTGCTGAAGGGTGTCCCGTATCGGGAGATCCACGACCTCACCCAGGTCAGCGTGACCACGATCGGCCGCGTCGCCCGCACCCTCGAGCGCGGCGCAGGCGGCTATGCCGCCGCCGTCCACCGCCAGCAGGCGGCGACGGCCACCGCTTCCCACTGA
- a CDS encoding diguanylate cyclase: MQGRRDRRANHPHWLAWLFVLLLWPMAAAASGPARIGTDASYAALAPNTTYFHDAGGTTTPEEADRLLDTGRFAPLPNGDASFGFQTGAFWFHVEVTNTNAREQRWLLVQQYALSDRIDIYARYPDGRTVHHTGGDTFPFEHRSIRYRHPNFWLDLPTGQPVDLLVRVQSQSSMQVPLFLYTPAAFAELSRDGQLGIGIYYGILVALFFYNLVLWLVLRDGSYFWYLFHITAFGLVLFTLNGLGFEYFWPHSTWLADKSVPLSVCLAQIGMQQFSRTFLGLNTRWRLGDRISKGIIAFFVLLGIAATQLPYHVATPIASAAVFPSILWIAVITLVVVRSGYRPAKVFLLAWAMFLLGTGIFVALAFGLLPKTFMTEYGVQIGSALEMLLLSVALGYRYAALRNENERIVRDAKNQLEEQVITRTAELRQAMSELESAHHRLRESSRLDGLTDLYNRTHFREAFEHLLSQSRNSQRPISLLMIDLDHFKRINDTYGHLVGDDCLRCTSNTLAETLRPHGALLARFGGEEFIAALPGLGLGEASVVAEELRQALRAQPCRSGELEIAVSASIGVHCVDLEARDSLESALQVADQALYTAKAEGRDCVRTL, translated from the coding sequence ATGCAGGGACGACGCGATCGCAGGGCGAACCATCCACACTGGCTGGCGTGGCTCTTCGTGCTGCTGCTGTGGCCGATGGCGGCGGCGGCTTCCGGTCCGGCCCGCATCGGCACCGATGCCAGCTATGCCGCGCTCGCGCCCAACACCACCTACTTCCACGACGCCGGCGGCACCACAACGCCGGAAGAAGCCGACCGCCTGCTCGACACCGGCCGCTTTGCCCCGTTGCCGAACGGCGACGCTTCGTTCGGGTTCCAGACCGGCGCGTTCTGGTTCCATGTCGAAGTCACCAACACCAATGCCCGCGAACAGCGCTGGTTGCTGGTGCAGCAGTACGCGCTGAGCGACCGCATCGACATCTACGCGCGCTACCCCGACGGTCGCACGGTGCACCACACCGGCGGCGACACCTTCCCGTTCGAACATCGCAGCATCCGTTATCGGCATCCGAACTTCTGGCTGGACCTGCCTACCGGCCAGCCTGTGGACTTGCTGGTACGGGTGCAGAGCCAGAGCTCGATGCAGGTGCCGTTGTTCCTGTACACGCCTGCCGCCTTCGCCGAACTCTCGCGTGACGGCCAGCTCGGCATCGGCATCTACTACGGCATCCTGGTCGCGCTGTTCTTCTACAACCTGGTGCTGTGGCTGGTGCTGCGCGATGGCAGCTACTTCTGGTATTTGTTCCACATCACCGCGTTCGGCCTGGTGCTGTTCACCCTCAACGGCCTGGGCTTCGAATACTTCTGGCCGCACTCCACCTGGCTCGCCGACAAATCGGTCCCGCTATCGGTCTGCCTGGCGCAGATCGGCATGCAGCAGTTCTCGCGGACCTTCCTCGGCTTGAACACGCGATGGCGACTGGGCGACCGCATCAGCAAGGGCATCATCGCGTTCTTCGTGCTGCTGGGCATCGCCGCGACGCAGCTGCCCTATCACGTGGCCACGCCGATCGCGTCGGCGGCGGTGTTCCCCAGCATCCTGTGGATCGCGGTGATCACGTTGGTGGTCGTGCGCAGCGGCTACCGCCCGGCGAAGGTGTTTCTGCTGGCCTGGGCGATGTTCCTGCTGGGCACCGGCATCTTCGTCGCGCTGGCCTTCGGCCTGCTGCCCAAGACCTTCATGACCGAGTACGGCGTGCAGATCGGCTCGGCGCTGGAAATGCTGCTGCTGTCGGTGGCGCTGGGCTACCGCTACGCCGCGCTGCGCAACGAGAACGAACGCATTGTGCGCGACGCCAAGAACCAGCTCGAAGAGCAAGTCATTACCCGCACGGCCGAACTGCGCCAGGCGATGTCCGAACTGGAAAGCGCGCACCACCGGCTACGCGAATCCAGCCGCCTCGACGGCCTGACCGACCTCTACAACCGCACGCACTTCCGCGAAGCGTTCGAACATCTGCTGTCCCAGTCGCGCAATTCGCAGCGGCCGATCTCGCTATTGATGATCGACCTGGACCACTTCAAGCGGATCAACGATACCTACGGCCACCTGGTCGGCGACGACTGCCTGCGCTGTACGTCGAACACGCTGGCCGAGACGCTGCGCCCGCACGGCGCGTTGCTGGCGCGTTTCGGCGGCGAGGAATTCATCGCCGCCCTGCCCGGCCTGGGCCTGGGCGAGGCCAGCGTGGTGGCCGAGGAGTTGCGACAGGCCCTGCGTGCGCAACCGTGCCGCAGCGGCGAACTGGAGATCGCGGTATCCGCCAGCATCGGCGTGCACTGCGTCGACCTGGAAGCCCGCGACAGCCTGGAATCCGCGCTGCAGGTGGCGGACCAGGCGCTCTACACCGCCAAAGCCGAGGGGCGTGACTGCGTGCGGACGCTCTGA
- a CDS encoding aromatic amino acid ammonia-lyase yields MKPILLDGASLTRDKLVEIAFGASVELDKGALKAVARAADFLAEQVRREEPIYGVSTGFGSNADKLLGAHPVRDELPGATKSGRSLHEELQYNLIVTHAVCVGEPMAPEIVRAMLGIRINTLLKGHSGIRVETLQALAAMLNAGIVPVVPSLGSVGASGDLAPLSHLAIVLLGGGEAFHEGERMSGAEALKRAGLSPVSLSYKEGLALNNGTAQMLAMGVLATYRLDQLLDTADLAAAMTIDAFAGRLGAFAEEVHALRPHPGQVHVAARLRELLAGSTLADIPYHLVPRFRTWLPGSWDTPEAQALRFDIGWDWVPTGQRHGREKFYRRFMPFRGGKKHQPQDSYSLRCIPQVHGAVRDAVEQAKRVLEIELNSVTDNPLVFPDKQAEHVEEQVISAGHFHGMPLALAMSYVKAAIPTLASISERRLNKLVDPATNDGLPAFLIGNEDGTESGHMIVQYSAAAIVNDLASRAHPASVFSVPTSANAEDHVSMGANEARHVLAMAQDLGKVLALELYTAAQALDLRRDMINAARGLADRTDAEGMAAKVAGGPAPGGEGRDGFLEEVDALRAALAASEAFHPGHAVAAAHAAIRAKIPFLDRDRALDGEVATAVRLVESGEILSAVRNR; encoded by the coding sequence ATGAAACCGATCCTGCTGGATGGTGCCTCGCTCACCCGCGACAAGCTGGTCGAGATCGCGTTCGGCGCCAGCGTCGAACTGGACAAGGGCGCGCTGAAGGCGGTCGCGCGCGCGGCCGACTTCCTCGCCGAACAGGTCCGCCGTGAAGAGCCGATCTACGGCGTTTCCACCGGCTTCGGCAGCAATGCCGACAAGCTGCTGGGTGCGCATCCGGTGCGCGACGAACTGCCGGGCGCGACGAAGTCCGGGCGTTCGCTGCATGAAGAGCTGCAGTACAACCTGATCGTCACCCACGCGGTGTGCGTGGGCGAGCCGATGGCGCCGGAGATCGTGCGGGCCATGCTGGGCATCCGCATCAACACGCTGCTGAAAGGGCATTCCGGCATCCGCGTGGAAACCCTGCAGGCCTTGGCTGCGATGCTCAACGCCGGCATCGTGCCGGTCGTGCCGTCGCTGGGCTCGGTGGGTGCATCGGGTGACCTGGCGCCGCTGTCGCACCTGGCCATCGTGCTGCTGGGCGGTGGCGAAGCCTTCCACGAGGGCGAGCGCATGTCGGGCGCGGAGGCGCTGAAGCGCGCCGGCCTGTCGCCGGTATCGCTGTCCTACAAGGAAGGTCTGGCGCTGAACAACGGCACCGCGCAGATGCTCGCCATGGGCGTGCTCGCCACGTACCGCCTGGATCAGTTGCTGGATACGGCGGATCTGGCCGCCGCGATGACGATCGATGCCTTCGCCGGCCGCCTGGGTGCGTTCGCCGAAGAAGTGCACGCGCTGCGCCCGCATCCGGGCCAAGTGCATGTCGCCGCGCGCCTGCGCGAATTGCTGGCCGGCTCGACGCTGGCCGACATTCCCTACCATCTGGTGCCGCGCTTCCGTACCTGGCTGCCCGGCAGCTGGGATACGCCGGAAGCGCAGGCGCTGCGCTTCGACATCGGCTGGGATTGGGTGCCTACGGGGCAACGCCACGGTCGCGAGAAGTTCTACCGGCGTTTCATGCCGTTCCGTGGCGGCAAGAAGCACCAGCCGCAGGACAGTTATTCGCTGCGCTGCATCCCGCAGGTGCACGGTGCCGTGCGCGATGCCGTGGAGCAGGCCAAGCGCGTGCTGGAGATCGAACTCAATTCGGTCACCGACAACCCGCTGGTGTTCCCCGACAAGCAAGCCGAGCATGTCGAAGAGCAGGTGATCTCCGCCGGCCACTTCCACGGCATGCCGCTGGCGCTCGCGATGAGCTACGTGAAAGCCGCCATTCCGACGCTGGCATCCATCTCGGAGCGCCGTCTGAACAAGCTGGTCGATCCTGCGACCAACGACGGCCTGCCTGCCTTCCTGATCGGCAACGAAGACGGTACCGAATCGGGCCACATGATCGTGCAGTACAGCGCCGCCGCCATCGTCAACGACCTGGCCAGCCGCGCGCACCCGGCCAGCGTGTTCTCGGTGCCGACCAGCGCGAACGCGGAAGACCACGTGTCGATGGGCGCCAACGAGGCGCGCCATGTACTGGCGATGGCCCAGGACCTGGGCAAGGTGCTGGCGCTGGAGCTCTACACCGCCGCGCAGGCGCTCGACCTGCGTCGCGACATGATCAACGCGGCGCGCGGGCTGGCGGACCGGACCGACGCCGAAGGCATGGCGGCCAAGGTGGCCGGCGGCCCGGCGCCCGGTGGGGAAGGACGTGATGGCTTCCTCGAGGAAGTGGATGCGTTGCGTGCCGCACTCGCGGCCAGCGAAGCCTTCCATCCGGGCCATGCCGTCGCGGCCGCCCACGCGGCCATCCGCGCGAAGATTCCGTTCCTGGATCGCGATCGCGCGCTCGACGGCGAGGTCGCTACCGCGGTGCGGCTGGTGGAATCGGGCGAAATCCTGTCGGCGGTGCGCAACCGCTGA
- the hisS gene encoding histidine--tRNA ligase, producing MIKPRTPPGVMELLPREQIAFQRMLDTIRRNYERFGFLPVETPVFELSETLLTKSGGETERQVYFVQSTGALAKEGEGLPELALRFDLTVPLARYVAEHEHELTFPFRRYQIQRVYRGERAQRGRFREFYQCDIDVIGKDALSVRFDAEILAVIHAVFSDLGIGDFTIQLNNRKLMRGFFEAQGVTDGEQQALVLREVDKLDKRGADYVRETLTGEGFGMSAEGVDRILDFVAMRSSSHADALAKLDALGQGSEIFNQGIAELREVLELVKALGVPEAAYCLNFSIARGLDYYTGTVYETQLDGYPQIGSICSGGRYEDLASHYTKSKLPGVGISIGLTRLFWQLREAGLIAGSDESSVQAMVALMDEGELAESLDIARRLRAAGINTEVQMEGRKLAKQFQYASRAGIRFVVLAGEDERARGAVTVKDLLREQQFEVKREELASSLKVELEQARALAGR from the coding sequence TTGATCAAGCCCCGTACCCCGCCTGGCGTCATGGAGCTGCTCCCGCGCGAGCAGATCGCGTTCCAGCGTATGCTGGACACCATCCGCCGGAACTACGAGCGCTTCGGCTTCCTGCCGGTGGAAACGCCGGTATTCGAACTGTCCGAGACGCTGCTGACCAAGTCCGGTGGCGAAACCGAGCGGCAGGTGTATTTCGTCCAGTCCACCGGTGCGCTGGCGAAGGAAGGCGAGGGCTTGCCCGAACTGGCGTTGCGCTTCGACCTGACCGTGCCGCTCGCGCGCTACGTGGCCGAACACGAGCATGAGCTCACGTTCCCGTTCCGTCGCTACCAGATCCAGCGCGTCTATCGTGGCGAACGCGCACAGCGCGGCCGCTTCCGCGAGTTCTACCAGTGCGACATCGACGTGATCGGCAAGGACGCGCTCAGCGTGCGCTTCGATGCCGAGATCCTCGCCGTGATCCATGCGGTCTTCAGCGACCTGGGCATCGGCGACTTCACCATCCAGTTGAACAACCGCAAGCTGATGCGCGGCTTCTTCGAGGCGCAGGGCGTCACCGACGGCGAGCAGCAGGCACTGGTCCTGCGCGAAGTCGACAAGCTGGACAAGCGCGGCGCCGACTACGTGCGCGAGACGCTGACCGGTGAAGGCTTCGGTATGTCCGCGGAGGGCGTGGACCGCATCCTCGACTTCGTCGCCATGCGCAGCAGCAGCCACGCTGACGCGTTGGCCAAGCTCGATGCGCTGGGGCAGGGCAGCGAGATCTTCAACCAGGGCATCGCCGAGCTGCGCGAGGTACTGGAACTGGTCAAGGCGCTCGGTGTGCCGGAAGCGGCGTACTGCCTGAACTTCTCGATCGCGCGCGGCCTGGACTACTACACTGGCACCGTCTACGAGACGCAGCTGGACGGCTATCCGCAGATCGGGTCGATCTGTTCGGGCGGCCGCTACGAAGACCTCGCCAGCCACTACACCAAGTCGAAGCTGCCGGGCGTGGGCATTTCGATCGGGTTGACGCGCCTGTTCTGGCAGCTGCGCGAAGCCGGCCTGATCGCCGGCAGCGATGAAAGCAGCGTGCAGGCGATGGTCGCGCTGATGGACGAAGGCGAGCTGGCGGAATCGCTGGATATCGCCCGGCGCCTGCGTGCGGCCGGCATCAACACCGAAGTGCAGATGGAAGGCCGCAAGCTCGCCAAGCAGTTCCAGTACGCCTCGCGTGCGGGCATCCGCTTCGTGGTGTTGGCCGGCGAAGACGAGCGGGCACGCGGCGCGGTGACGGTGAAGGACCTGTTGCGCGAGCAGCAGTTCGAAGTGAAGCGCGAGGAACTGGCCAGCAGCCTGAAGGTAGAGCTGGAACAGGCACGCGCACTGGCGGGGCGCTGA
- a CDS encoding glycosyltransferase produces the protein MYDVKTPATFQPFDAPPPDTGLEATQPAAEAPARRRFYVPIRVKYTLILLASLAWAGVSVKLSQPWLSELSKPLGFGLALFVIAFIAYVPGFMNAFLIGSILSDRRPVLRKYDRLPDVCVLVASYNESENIADTLTSLARQDYPGTVEVVVIDDGSTDDSLAIARAMAAQLSRPGLQIRVLAQPKNGGKSKALNRGFAETHQALVVTVDGDSYLRADALRKLVERFLSDPPGTVAVAGAVLVRNSRENWLTRSQEWDYFHGIAAVKRMQSMYHGTLVAQGAFSLYTREALDEVGGWPECVGEDIVVSWALLETGARIGYCEEACLFTKVPTKVGQFSRQRQRWSRGLMEAFARHGSLLFKPRMTTLFIWWNLLFLPLDLVYTFAFIPGIVLALFGYYWIAGIMTLLVLPLAALWNIVIFRVQARMFKSQDLRVRRNISGFLFYTLAYTMILQPVCVMGYAAELLRLRKTWGTK, from the coding sequence ATGTACGACGTCAAAACCCCCGCGACCTTCCAGCCGTTCGATGCGCCGCCCCCCGATACCGGGCTCGAGGCCACACAGCCCGCCGCCGAGGCGCCTGCGCGCCGGCGCTTCTACGTACCGATCCGGGTCAAGTACACCCTCATCCTGCTGGCTTCGCTGGCGTGGGCGGGCGTGTCGGTCAAGCTGTCCCAGCCCTGGCTGTCCGAGCTGTCCAAGCCGCTGGGCTTCGGGTTGGCCTTGTTCGTGATCGCGTTCATCGCTTACGTGCCCGGTTTCATGAACGCGTTCCTGATCGGCTCGATCCTTTCCGATCGCCGCCCGGTCCTGCGCAAGTACGACCGCCTGCCGGACGTCTGCGTGCTGGTGGCTTCCTACAACGAGAGCGAGAACATCGCCGACACGCTCACCAGCCTGGCGCGCCAGGATTACCCGGGCACCGTGGAAGTGGTGGTGATCGACGACGGTTCGACCGACGACAGCCTCGCCATCGCCCGCGCGATGGCGGCGCAGCTCAGCCGCCCGGGCCTGCAGATCCGCGTACTGGCGCAGCCCAAGAACGGCGGCAAGTCGAAGGCATTGAACCGCGGTTTTGCCGAGACGCACCAGGCGCTGGTGGTGACCGTCGATGGCGACTCCTACCTACGCGCCGATGCGCTGCGCAAGCTGGTCGAGCGCTTTCTGTCCGATCCGCCCGGCACGGTGGCCGTCGCCGGCGCGGTGCTGGTCCGCAACTCGCGCGAGAACTGGCTGACCCGTAGTCAGGAGTGGGATTACTTCCACGGCATCGCCGCGGTGAAGCGCATGCAGAGCATGTACCACGGCACGCTGGTGGCGCAGGGCGCGTTCTCGCTTTACACCCGCGAGGCGCTGGATGAGGTCGGCGGTTGGCCCGAGTGCGTCGGCGAAGACATCGTGGTGTCCTGGGCGCTGCTCGAGACCGGTGCCCGCATCGGCTACTGCGAGGAAGCTTGTCTGTTCACCAAGGTGCCGACCAAGGTCGGCCAGTTCTCCCGCCAGCGCCAGCGCTGGTCGCGCGGCCTGATGGAAGCCTTCGCGCGCCACGGCAGTCTGCTGTTCAAGCCCCGCATGACCACGCTGTTCATCTGGTGGAATCTGCTGTTCCTGCCGCTGGACCTGGTCTACACCTTCGCCTTCATCCCCGGCATCGTGCTGGCGCTGTTCGGCTACTACTGGATCGCCGGCATCATGACCTTGTTGGTGCTGCCGCTGGCGGCGCTGTGGAACATCGTGATCTTCCGCGTGCAAGCGCGCATGTTCAAAAGCCAGGACTTGCGCGTGCGCCGGAACATCTCCGGTTTCCTGTTCTACACGTTGGCCTACACCATGATCCTGCAGCCCGTCTGCGTCATGGGCTACGCCGCCGAACTGCTGCGCCTGCGCAAGACCTGGGGTACCAAGTGA
- a CDS encoding glutamate-5-semialdehyde dehydrogenase yields the protein MTGAITQQALQCRDAAHAIATLPTEAKDALLRAMADALLADEAGILAANARDIEAAEAKGIGSAMLDRLRLDAKRLHGIAGAVREVADLPDPVGQVTRAYDRPNGIHVERVRVPLGVIAMIYEARPNVTADAAALCLKAGNAVILRGGSEAIHSNTAIAAALRRALREAGLPEAVLTLVEDLQRETILELIQLSDVIDLVIPRGGEGLIRFVAEHARVPVIKHYKGVCHQYVDADADQDVALGLLLDGKVSRPSACNALETLLVHRDVAPTFLPRAVEALRARGVEVRIDEAGRAWVSDAVPASEDDFAAEYLDLVLAIGVVDDLEAAIAHVRRHTSDHTEVIVTRTPAHAERFIQALRSAVVMVNASSRFSDGGELGLGAEIGISTTRLHSYGPMGLEALTVERFVVRGQGQVRHPDQQYGGPAQGAK from the coding sequence ATGACTGGCGCGATCACCCAGCAAGCCCTGCAATGCCGCGATGCCGCGCATGCGATCGCCACGCTGCCGACCGAGGCGAAGGACGCGCTGCTGCGGGCGATGGCGGACGCGCTGCTTGCGGATGAAGCGGGGATCCTGGCCGCCAACGCACGCGATATCGAAGCCGCGGAAGCCAAGGGCATTGGCAGTGCGATGCTGGATCGGTTGCGTCTGGATGCCAAACGGCTTCACGGGATTGCGGGCGCCGTGCGCGAAGTCGCCGACCTGCCGGATCCGGTGGGACAGGTCACCCGCGCCTATGACCGGCCGAACGGCATCCACGTGGAGCGCGTGCGCGTGCCGCTGGGCGTGATTGCCATGATCTACGAGGCGCGCCCCAACGTGACCGCTGATGCCGCGGCACTGTGCCTGAAGGCCGGCAATGCAGTGATCCTGCGTGGCGGATCGGAGGCCATCCATTCCAACACCGCCATCGCGGCCGCACTGCGTCGTGCCCTGCGCGAGGCCGGCCTGCCCGAGGCCGTGCTGACGCTGGTCGAGGACCTGCAGCGCGAGACCATCCTGGAGCTGATCCAGCTCAGCGACGTCATCGACCTGGTGATTCCGCGCGGCGGCGAGGGCCTGATCCGCTTCGTCGCCGAACATGCACGCGTGCCGGTGATCAAGCACTACAAAGGCGTCTGCCACCAGTACGTGGACGCGGATGCGGACCAAGACGTGGCGCTCGGCCTCCTGCTCGACGGCAAGGTTTCGCGGCCTTCCGCGTGCAATGCGCTGGAGACGCTGTTGGTCCACCGCGATGTCGCGCCGACTTTCCTGCCGCGCGCCGTGGAAGCCTTGCGCGCCCGTGGCGTGGAAGTGCGCATCGACGAAGCCGGCAGGGCATGGGTGTCCGATGCCGTCCCGGCGAGCGAGGACGACTTCGCGGCCGAGTACCTCGATTTGGTACTCGCCATCGGCGTGGTCGACGACCTGGAGGCCGCCATCGCCCACGTGCGCCGCCACACCTCCGACCATACCGAGGTGATCGTCACCCGTACCCCGGCCCATGCCGAGCGATTCATCCAGGCGCTTCGTTCTGCCGTGGTCATGGTCAATGCGTCCTCTCGATTCTCGGACGGGGGCGAACTGGGGCTGGGGGCGGAGATCGGCATCTCGACCACCCGGCTGCACTCCTACGGCCCCATGGGGCTGGAAGCCCTGACGGTGGAGCGCTTCGTCGTGCGCGGGCAGGGCCAGGTAAGGCATCCCGACCAGCAGTACGGGGGCCCGGCGCAGGGCGCAAAGTGA